The proteins below are encoded in one region of Manis pentadactyla isolate mManPen7 chromosome 2, mManPen7.hap1, whole genome shotgun sequence:
- the RHOB gene encoding rho-related GTP-binding protein RhoB, with protein MAAIRKKLVVVGDGACGKTCLLIVFSKDEFPEVYVPTVFENYVADIEVDGKQVELALWDTAGQEDYDRLRPLSYPDTDVILMCFSVDSPDSLENIPEKWVPEVKHFCPNVPIILVANKKDLRSDEHVRTELARMKQEPVRTDDGRAMAVRIQAYDYLECSAKTKEGVREVFETATRAALQKRYGSQNGCINCCKVL; from the coding sequence ATGGCGGCCATCCGCAAGAAGCTGGTGGTGGTGGGCGACGGCGCGTGCGGCAAGACGTGCCTGCTGATAGTGTTCAGTAAGGACGAGTTCCCCGAGGTGTACGTGCCCACCGTCTTCGAGAACTATGTGGCCGACATCGAGGTGGATGGCAAGCAGGTGGAGCTGGCGCTGTGGGATACGGCGGGCCAGGAGGACTACGACCGCCTGCGGCCGCTCTCCTACCCCGACACCGACGTGATCCTCATGTGCTTCTCGGTGGACAGCCCGGATTCGTTGGAGAACATCCCCGAGAAGTGGGTGCCGGAGGTGAAGCACTTCTGCCCCAACGTGCCCATCATCTTGGTGGCCAACAAAAAAGACCTGCGCAGCGACGAGCACGTCCGCACAGAGCTGGCCCGCATGAAGCAGGAACCGGTGCGCACGGATGACGGCCGCGCCATGGCCGTGCGCATCCAAGCCTACGACTACCTCGAGTGTTCCGCCAAGACCAAGGAGGGCGTGCGCGAGGTCTTCGAGACGGCCACGCGCGCCGCGCTGCAGAAGCGCTACGGCTCCCAGAACGGCTGCATCAACTGCTGCAAGGTGCTATGA